The following coding sequences lie in one Cyanobacterium sp. Dongsha4 genomic window:
- the leuB gene encoding 3-isopropylmalate dehydrogenase: MTNKYSITLLPGDGIGPEIMAVTVDVLKVIAQQCDLEFSFQEALIGGAAIDATDTPLPAETVEKCRQSDAVLLAAIGGYKWDNLPREKRPETGLLGIRAALGLFANLRPATILPQLIDASSLKKEVVEGVDIMVVRELTGGIYFGQPKGIFTSETGEKRGVNTMAYTVSEIDRIAKVAFETAQKRTGKLCSVDKANVLDVSQLWRDRLNAMANQYPDVELTHMYVDNAAMQLVRNPKQFDTIVTGNLFGDILSDAAAMLTGSIGMLPSASLGSDRPGLFEPVHGSAPDIAGQDKANPLAQVLSAAMMLRYGLNEPLAADKIEQAVLKVLDLGYRTGDIMSEGCQAVGCQGMGEALLKVL; encoded by the coding sequence ATGACGAATAAATATTCTATTACTCTATTACCAGGTGATGGTATTGGTCCTGAAATTATGGCAGTCACCGTTGATGTTTTAAAAGTAATTGCTCAACAATGTGATTTAGAATTTTCATTTCAAGAGGCTTTAATTGGTGGGGCGGCAATCGATGCAACAGATACTCCTTTACCTGCTGAAACTGTTGAAAAATGTCGTCAGAGTGATGCGGTTTTATTAGCGGCTATTGGGGGTTATAAATGGGACAATTTACCAAGGGAAAAGCGTCCTGAAACGGGACTTTTAGGTATCAGAGCGGCTTTAGGATTATTTGCTAATTTACGTCCTGCGACTATCTTACCTCAACTAATTGATGCTTCTAGTTTGAAAAAAGAGGTAGTGGAAGGGGTTGACATTATGGTAGTGCGTGAGTTGACAGGTGGTATTTACTTTGGTCAACCCAAGGGTATTTTTACCTCGGAAACAGGAGAAAAAAGAGGGGTAAATACTATGGCTTATACTGTATCAGAAATCGATCGCATCGCTAAAGTAGCTTTTGAAACTGCCCAAAAACGAACAGGAAAATTGTGTTCTGTAGATAAAGCTAATGTACTAGATGTTTCTCAATTATGGCGCGATCGCCTCAATGCTATGGCCAATCAATATCCTGATGTGGAACTAACACATATGTATGTGGATAATGCGGCCATGCAGTTAGTTCGCAATCCTAAGCAATTTGACACTATTGTTACAGGTAATTTATTTGGGGATATTCTCTCTGATGCGGCGGCCATGTTAACTGGTAGTATTGGTATGTTACCATCAGCAAGTTTAGGAAGCGATCGCCCCGGTTTATTTGAGCCTGTACACGGTTCAGCCCCTGATATTGCAGGACAAGATAAAGCTAACCCTCTGGCACAAGTTTTAAGTGCGGCTATGATGCTTCGTTATGGTTTAAATGAACCATTGGCGGCGGATAAAATTGAACAAGCTGTCTTAAAAGTTTTAGATTTAGGCTATCGCACGGGAGATATTATGTCTGAAGGTTGTCAGGCGGTAGGTTGTCAAGGTATGGGAGAAGCCTTACTCAAGGTTTTATAG
- a CDS encoding Txe/YoeB family addiction module toxin: MRKLAWGSKAWKDYLYWQSQDKKTLKRINKLIQDTLSHPFEGIGKPEPLRENLSGFWSRRIDETNRLVYVIDDDYLTIISCRYHYQE, translated from the coding sequence ATGCGTAAATTAGCTTGGGGTAGTAAAGCATGGAAAGACTATCTTTATTGGCAATCTCAGGATAAGAAAACCTTAAAAAGAATTAACAAACTTATCCAAGATACTTTATCTCATCCCTTTGAGGGAATAGGTAAACCCGAACCTTTGAGAGAAAATTTGTCAGGTTTTTGGTCTCGTCGTATCGATGAAACAAATCGTCTTGTTTATGTTATTGATGACGATTATTTAACCATTATCTCCTGTAGGTATCATTATCAAGAATAG
- a CDS encoding type II toxin-antitoxin system prevent-host-death family antitoxin — protein MNIVNFTEARKNFKSILDTVANDQDCTVIVRRDAEDAVLMSKSYYDSLMETFYLLKSPANARHLEEAIAEYKQGKTEEHDLIDA, from the coding sequence ATGAATATTGTAAATTTTACTGAAGCAAGAAAAAACTTTAAATCAATACTAGATACTGTTGCTAATGATCAAGATTGTACTGTAATTGTGCGAAGAGATGCAGAGGATGCAGTTTTAATGTCTAAAAGTTATTATGACAGTCTCATGGAAACATTTTATCTTTTAAAATCTCCAGCTAATGCTAGACATTTAGAAGAGGCGATCGCAGAATATAAACAGGGTAAAACAGAAGAACACGATTTAATCGATGCGTAA
- a CDS encoding type II toxin-antitoxin system mRNA interferase toxin, RelE/StbE family, whose protein sequence is MLEISFDESFKRAYKKQIKGNINLEQKFESKLKLFRDNPFDVRLKTHKLSGKLKDLWSFSIEYYQRVILYFVDENKAVFIDIGTHDQVY, encoded by the coding sequence ATGTTAGAAATAAGTTTTGATGAATCTTTTAAACGAGCTTATAAAAAACAAATAAAAGGTAATATCAATTTAGAACAAAAATTTGAAAGTAAATTAAAATTATTTAGAGATAATCCTTTTGATGTGAGATTAAAAACTCACAAATTATCGGGAAAACTCAAGGATTTATGGAGTTTTAGTATTGAATATTATCAAAGGGTAATTTTGTATTTTGTAGATGAAAATAAAGCGGTTTTTATTGACATTGGTACTCACGATCAGGTTTATTAA
- a CDS encoding YiaA/YiaB family inner membrane protein yields MSKDNVNQSHSNAWVAQTWLSFFLSVGGMGFGIFFLPVDLWIKAYLGMGLAFSISSTVSLSKTQRDIHESQRIISKLEEAKLEKILAEHHQV; encoded by the coding sequence ATGAGTAAAGATAATGTAAATCAAAGTCATAGCAATGCTTGGGTTGCTCAAACATGGTTATCTTTTTTTCTTTCTGTGGGAGGAATGGGCTTTGGAATTTTCTTTTTACCAGTGGATTTATGGATTAAGGCTTATTTAGGTATGGGATTGGCTTTTTCTATTAGTTCTACAGTTAGTTTGAGTAAAACTCAAAGAGATATACATGAATCTCAGAGAATAATTAGTAAATTAGAAGAAGCTAAATTAGAGAAGATATTAGCAGAACATCATCAAGTATAA
- a CDS encoding TldD/PmbA family protein → MLDLEKTLENLDINADWIGLRQVCETTTHRIFRDGKPQSNGRKINHGVMVEVMVNGQIGYCATNHLNQSAIQRAAEIAQQQAEKASKWSIFKFNTDIRPSAKGSYQSPITESANLVHPQELNDLLVQICHRLRVSDKVVKATAMAGISDISSHFVSSNGANIQQQFSLVETDYAAIAQDGNIVQKRSDNGMLARCYQAGKEVFNPEITLNRVQQIGEEAVELVFAQDCPNMTTTLVLAPDQMMLQIHESVGHPLEIDRILGDERNYAGSSFVKLSDFGTLAYGSPLMNITFDPTVKGEFASYGYDDAGLKAEKQYLIKDGILLRGLGSLESQQRSNIQGVANFRSSSWNRPSIDRMANLNLESGNSSFHEIISAIEFGVYMKSNRSWSIDDYRNKFQFGCEYAQLIENGKITKTLRNPNYRGVTQHFWHNLIYVGDESTREFYGTPYCGKGEPNQAIRVGHASPVCAFKDIQVFGC, encoded by the coding sequence ATGTTAGATCTTGAAAAAACCCTTGAGAATCTCGATATTAATGCAGACTGGATCGGATTAAGACAAGTTTGCGAAACTACAACTCATCGTATTTTCCGTGATGGCAAACCCCAAAGTAATGGCAGAAAAATAAATCATGGAGTAATGGTGGAAGTAATGGTTAATGGGCAAATAGGCTATTGTGCTACTAATCATTTGAATCAATCTGCAATTCAACGGGCGGCGGAAATTGCTCAACAACAAGCCGAAAAAGCGAGTAAATGGAGTATTTTTAAATTTAATACGGATATTAGACCTTCCGCAAAGGGAAGTTATCAATCCCCTATTACCGAGTCTGCTAATTTAGTCCATCCCCAAGAGTTAAATGATTTATTAGTCCAAATTTGTCATCGTCTTCGGGTGTCGGATAAGGTGGTTAAAGCTACAGCTATGGCTGGAATTAGTGATATTTCCTCTCATTTTGTTAGTAGTAATGGAGCGAATATTCAACAGCAATTTTCCCTTGTGGAAACTGATTATGCTGCGATCGCACAAGATGGTAATATTGTTCAAAAAAGAAGTGATAACGGAATGTTAGCTAGATGTTATCAAGCAGGAAAAGAAGTCTTTAACCCTGAAATTACCCTTAATCGTGTGCAACAAATAGGAGAAGAAGCGGTAGAGTTAGTTTTTGCCCAAGACTGTCCGAACATGACTACTACCCTTGTTTTAGCACCAGATCAAATGATGTTGCAAATTCATGAAAGTGTAGGTCATCCTTTGGAAATCGATCGCATCTTAGGAGACGAACGTAATTACGCAGGAAGTAGCTTTGTTAAATTATCAGATTTTGGTACACTTGCCTATGGTTCGCCCTTGATGAATATTACCTTTGATCCTACTGTTAAAGGGGAATTTGCCAGTTATGGTTACGATGATGCAGGGCTAAAAGCAGAAAAACAATACTTAATTAAGGATGGTATCTTACTTAGGGGATTAGGTAGTCTTGAAAGTCAACAGAGGTCAAATATTCAAGGAGTGGCCAATTTTCGCTCTTCCTCTTGGAATCGTCCTTCCATTGATCGCATGGCTAATTTAAACTTAGAATCAGGTAATAGTAGTTTCCATGAGATTATTAGCGCGATCGAATTTGGAGTTTATATGAAATCTAACCGCTCATGGTCTATTGATGACTACCGCAACAAATTTCAATTCGGTTGTGAATATGCCCAATTAATCGAAAACGGTAAAATTACTAAAACCCTGAGAAATCCTAACTATCGAGGAGTAACCCAACATTTCTGGCACAATCTCATTTATGTAGGCGATGAATCCACCAGAGAATTTTATGGAACTCCCTACTGTGGTAAAGGAGAACCAAATCAAGCCATTAGAGTTGGCCATGCCTCTCCCGTGTGTGCCTTTAAAGATATTCAAGTATTTGGTTGCTAG
- the proS gene encoding proline--tRNA ligase, whose translation MRLSSMLFATLREDPAEAEIKSHKLLLRAGYIRRIGSGVYSYLPLMWRVLQKVSQIVREEMNATGAQECLLPQMQPADLWQESGRWDTYTKAEGIMFSLTDRQNRQLALGPTHEEVITAIARDMVKSYRQLPVHLYQIQTKFRDEIRPRFGLMRGREFIMKDGYSFHTSPECLKKTYNDMDQAYKNIFTRCGLSFRPVEADSGAIGGSGSQEFMVLAEAGEDEILYTEDGLYSANVEKAVSLPADKVTSPFTSYEKKATPNTETIEKVCKLLECSATNIVKNVLYQAVYDSGKTVLILVNIRGDQDVNEVKLTNELVKLAPNYTANTVLSLTVPDENAQQKWAEKPLPLGYIAPDLSDDYIAQNKDVAGEFLRLADQTVVDLENFVTGANETGYHVVGANWGQQFTLPKLTVDIRKAKVGDRALHNPEQTLQTARGIEVGHIFQLGTKYSEAMGATYTAEDGTEKPFVMGCYGIGVSRLAQSAVEQSHDKDGIIWPVAIAPYHAIVVIPNITDEQQVKIAEEIYHNLNQAGVETLLDDRDERAGVKFKDADLIGIPYRIVTGRSLKDGKVELVERSTKNSQDVLVEEIVKIISEMIKNNS comes from the coding sequence ATGCGTTTATCTTCCATGTTATTTGCCACTCTGCGTGAAGATCCTGCGGAGGCGGAAATTAAAAGTCATAAGTTATTATTGAGAGCAGGTTATATTCGTCGTATTGGTAGCGGTGTTTATAGTTATTTACCTTTGATGTGGCGAGTTTTGCAAAAGGTGAGTCAAATTGTGCGGGAAGAAATGAACGCTACAGGGGCACAAGAATGTTTATTACCCCAGATGCAACCTGCGGATTTATGGCAAGAATCAGGGCGTTGGGATACTTATACAAAAGCGGAAGGCATTATGTTTTCCCTTACAGATAGACAAAATCGTCAATTAGCTTTAGGACCTACCCACGAAGAAGTTATAACTGCGATCGCTCGTGATATGGTAAAATCCTATCGGCAATTACCTGTTCATTTATATCAAATTCAGACGAAATTTAGAGACGAAATTCGCCCCCGTTTCGGGTTGATGCGCGGTAGAGAGTTTATTATGAAAGATGGCTATTCTTTCCATACTTCCCCAGAATGCTTGAAAAAGACTTATAATGACATGGATCAAGCCTATAAAAACATCTTTACTCGTTGTGGCTTGAGTTTTCGCCCCGTAGAAGCGGATTCAGGTGCGATCGGCGGTTCTGGTTCTCAGGAATTCATGGTATTAGCCGAAGCTGGAGAGGATGAAATTCTCTACACCGAAGATGGTTTATACTCTGCCAACGTAGAAAAAGCCGTTTCTTTACCTGCGGATAAGGTAACATCCCCCTTTACTAGCTATGAGAAAAAAGCTACTCCTAATACTGAAACTATCGAAAAAGTTTGTAAATTGTTAGAATGTTCTGCAACGAATATTGTTAAAAATGTTCTCTATCAAGCCGTCTATGATTCAGGAAAAACGGTCTTAATTTTAGTCAATATTAGGGGAGATCAAGATGTCAATGAAGTTAAATTAACCAATGAATTAGTAAAATTAGCCCCTAATTATACTGCTAATACTGTACTTAGTTTAACCGTTCCCGATGAGAATGCTCAACAAAAATGGGCAGAAAAACCTTTACCTTTAGGCTATATCGCCCCAGATTTAAGTGATGATTATATTGCTCAAAATAAAGACGTTGCAGGGGAATTTTTACGATTAGCAGATCAAACGGTAGTGGATTTAGAAAACTTTGTTACTGGTGCTAATGAAACAGGGTATCACGTTGTGGGAGCTAATTGGGGGCAACAATTCACCCTACCTAAGTTAACCGTTGACATTCGTAAAGCAAAAGTGGGCGATCGCGCTTTACATAATCCCGAACAAACCTTACAAACCGCTAGAGGTATCGAAGTAGGGCATATTTTCCAACTAGGTACTAAATATTCTGAGGCAATGGGGGCAACCTACACCGCCGAAGACGGCACAGAAAAGCCTTTTGTCATGGGTTGTTATGGTATTGGGGTATCTCGTCTGGCACAGTCTGCCGTGGAACAATCCCACGATAAAGATGGTATAATCTGGCCAGTTGCGATCGCACCTTATCACGCTATAGTCGTTATTCCCAATATCACCGATGAACAACAGGTAAAAATTGCCGAGGAAATCTATCATAATCTGAATCAAGCAGGAGTAGAAACCCTCTTAGACGACAGAGACGAACGAGCAGGGGTAAAATTCAAAGATGCGGATTTGATTGGTATTCCCTA